A region of the Arachis hypogaea cultivar Tifrunner chromosome 15, arahy.Tifrunner.gnm2.J5K5, whole genome shotgun sequence genome:
CATTGCAAATTGCAATTAACTTCAAAACAATTTatatccttttcttttcttttactgaTCCTCTTGGAATTTTGCTGAGATATCTCTTCTCAAACTGTTTGTACTTTTTCCTAAGGTCCACTATGACATTGCCAACTAGGTTGTTGATTTCTTCCTCATAACGTTCATACATAATTGGCAGTGTCAGCATGCAGAgaaaaccttgtcaagaatcaaccataacaaaaaaaaaaaaaacaacttaaTCTTCAgaccaaataaataataaatatagataAAATGAGAAAGGTCTTAGATGCGCAAAGTTTAACATGGTGCACCATACACTAGTTTATAAGGACTTATCCTAGTGTATGGTGCACCATAGCATTTTTTTCCGATATAACGAAACAATGTGAAGTAATGCTTGCTTACCAATGTATAACAGATTTACAAAGCTGAGGTAGGTTCCAATCACTGACAACATGTAGAGACTAACAATGATCTGAAATTGATAAATTTTGAGaatagagattgttggtttgtTACTTTTTattggttgagaattgagaaaatttatatttataaaaggataaatttaaacaatatatatataccaGGAGAAATCTTGGAAGGTCAATTCCACTTGAAATATAATGAAGCATTGGTAATAACTGTTTGAATCCTCTGTGGAAGATTGTAGCAAGATCCTCAAACAAGTAATCCTGTAAAATAATATCTGGGATATTGGGTGCATTCCTGAAGACCAAGATCAGATATGTTTAAGTTTAACCATACCCAGGAAACTTCATAAAAAGGATATATTAACCATATTATGTTATTTAATATTTGATGAAGTAATATGAAAAAGTTTTACATATGTATTCAATCCTATATTTAATCTTAAATCAATCACCTTTTATTTAAAGAATCTTACAAACATAAACATCTAATTAGATAAatgtgtaatttttttatttatttattttttatcttggtgTGAAGCAATTACACTTTTATGAAATATAACAAAAATTGAGTCTTATTTTAATGATGTACTTATAGAAACAGATAATGTATAATATCACAAATTCAGAATGGGCCATTGGTAGCAAAAGTAATTCACTGTGAAACTAAGTACAAATGATAGAAAATATCTTGTAAGAGTCCATCATAGACACAAATTTGATGTAAAattaaagggaaattaaaataataagtacCATTTGAAAATTTGTGCCATAGTTGACCATATGAACAGAACAAGCATAATTGTGATGGAAATGTGACAAAGCAGAGGCACCAAATTGTACTCAACAACCTCAAATAGAAACCATATCACTGTCATTCCAATCAAAATTGCAGCtgatattttcttgttcctccataACAAAACATCTGCCACTGCAATTAAGTCAAATTTCCAATTTATTGTCAATGTCAACTCATTGATAATCAAAAGTCAAAGCTTCAATAAACAGCTACACATGGCTTCCAAAATATCAAGAAAGAAAAGCAAACAAAAAGAATAACGCTAGgatttaatttttatgcattGTCGATGTAAAAATTTTGCTGCAGACATTCAATCGTATATTGCGACATGTTTTGTGATCTCAAAAGATTAACAATGGATTTTTTTTCACTAagtcaaacatgaataaagttcTTCACCTTCTCTTCCTCCAAGAACTTGATGTATATCATGTTCAAAGAGCTTTCGCTTTGTTGTTGTAATTTCATTATCAGAATCAGATGGATTGTGAGCCATAATAACTCTTTGATTAGTATTATTGTTCTTGTGCTGCTATTTATTATTGATTCATGCATGAACAAAAGATTCTATCCTCAATACTAAAGTAAAGAATGACTTGGGATTCAACTTAAGGTGTTATGCCCTGAATCTTGATGAGCGTGCTATGTTATATTGGAATAATTAAAGTTTTATTAATCATAAAATTATTGTTAATGTCAAATCCATGCGCTCCAAAAGAGAATGATTTATGGCAACATATCAGTAATAAttataactatatatttttttggttgCCCACCATATTCTCCAGTCCTACAGGCTAATGACCAATCCGTCATGGatttgagctccatttaagggtctgtctgttttgtcgatttttagcagatcgatggtggttcgatatctagtggtttgggagcgaaacctactcttcTGTGCATGTACCAGttttctaaaagtgcatcaaagtgtcttTCAATTAGATGTACATCGAGAtgacaaataaataaagatttataaaaagatagagaagtttAAAATAATCGACTTCAAAAAATAAATTGACTAAAATTGAAAGATTTgtgttaaaaataaaagaaaacaataaaatgccTTGGATTGGGTCAAAGGGGCTTGGACGGAGAACTAAAAGTGTTGGAAAGTAAATTGAACAAGGAAGATTAAAGGAATACTTAAAAGATGAAATTGTttgaaaaaataaagttttacAGAAATGTTATTGAAAGTTAAAAATATGGAAGGAATCCTACAGaaatgtgagtgtgcttgagtgttttcTGAAGTAAAATTCCAACCCTAATTTCCAAAGGCTTCCTAGTATTTATAATCTACTTTTAGTAACTGACAATTAATTATAATcaattacaattaattacaaatttaaactTTCAAATGTTTTTTTCCTTGGTAACTGTTCCCATGATTTACTCATGTGATAGAAACCTTTAACTATTCCACTACCATAACCATTCGACCTACTTTTCGAATGCCTTACTCGATTATCCATATCGAATAACTTACTCGATTAAGCCTATTCAATTAATAAGTCGCTCGAGTTCCAATCTGCGCCAACTACTTTCATCCCCACGCTTACGCGTACATCTTCTCGAGACATTGTCTTTGACTTATTTCGAATCAACTTACTTTcatcgaaaatatttttcaatcaacaCTGTCGTTAGCTAATGAGTTGCTGCATACACAAAGCAAAATTTAAACTCCCGACACTATATATGACATCATGCATGGAAGAAGTCTGTTTAACATTTTAGCTGTGGGTTTATTTGGGAGAGTTATCTTTTAACTATTTTACAGTTCATTTAAGAGGTGCAGATTCATCACGTGAAAATTTTCAACTTTAAACCATTCAAAACGGTGGATGTTAATATAAGATAGTTTATAAGGTAATTGTTTTGTTcttcctattatctctcttatttttctcttatttatccTCTGTTCCCCTCCCCTATTATTTGAATAGTGTTCGAATTATTGAGAGTGAAAAACTTTTTATTGGATATTTGAGAGTAAATGCTATATGTAATTAGTGGAAACAAATCTATGTTATTGGAAAGTAAAAAAATCtttgttattagtttttttttcttttttgttttttcatattaAAGGTAATAACCGATAATACTTAGATTTTGCACTAAACCACaaacaataatacacaaatctaaAAGGAGATagacacccaaaaaaaaaaaaatctagaaggagattctttattattattttcctatTCATCAACTTTAAATAAATCTTCTAAAACTATTCGGTTCTATCAAAGAACGTTATTGTTAAAGCTTGAAAACTCAGACGTTTTTTTAATGGTGAAAGAATGCAACGTTGAGGAAATCATATACATATAATGGAATGCATTTCCAATTGGGTTTTAGTTGTTGAGTTCAATCctttaataaaattgtgaaagaataggaaaataaaagaattgtgaaagaaaaagatgaagaaattttattgattattgattgaatgaattgtaaactatgaaggtaaaactaagtatatatagagtattggcctacgaaagataaaattagataaagataagatatagataaagataaagataactataagataagataaagactaaattataatttaatttgtgtattctgttgggctgaatttgtgggccgtgagacgtctttattgttgtcatgggctaaggtggaagagtggtttaatacgcctccgcaagctggaggatgaaagatgtcaagaacACTAAGCTTATTCAGATTAAGATGGAAGGGTTGAGGAGACAAAGGCTTGGTGAAGATGTCAGCTAGTTGCCCAGAAGAGGGAATTgggagaagtttcatcactccagcttgagctttttgtcgaaccaagtgacaatcaacctctaaatgtttggtccgttcatgaaaaaccgggttagcagcaatatgaagagcactctgattatcacaatataaaactggtgggcgaataggagagatgcgtaaaaattgtaacacatttattatccattgaagttcacaagttgtgttgGCAAGTGCACGATATTCTGCTTCCGTGGAAGAGCGGGCAACGGTGGTTTGTTTCTTGGTCTTCCAAGAGACTAAAGAACtgcctaagaagaaacaataacctGTTAAAGATCACCGAGTGTCAAGACATCCGGCCCAATCAGAGTCACTGAAGCCGAGAAGCTGAATTTCTGATTCCCTTGGAAAGAAAAGTCCTTTGCCGGGACTAGTTTTCAGATATCGTAACACATGCTTGGCagcttgaagatgagattcagtaggagatgccatgaattgacttaattgttgagtAGCATACATGATGTCCGGTCGAGTAGTGGTGAGATAGATAAGACGGCCAACCAAACGACGATATACAAAAGGGTCGGATAGCAAGGGACTTTGGTCTTGATATAGTCTTGTGGTACTATCCATTGGAACAGAGGCAGGTTTAGCACCTAATAAACCAGAatcctccaaaagatcaagacaatATTTTCTCTGAGATAAGCAAATTCCCTTCTCTGATTGAGCAacttcaatacccaaaaaatattttaatgggccCAAGTCTTTAATTCGGAAGTGTTGGTGTAAAATAGACTTGATGGCAGCAAGTTCAGAAATAGAATTACCAGTGAGAACAATGTCGTCAACATAGACTAAAAGGATAGAAATTTGATCACCAATGAATTTGACAAATAAACTATAATCAGATGAGGTCTGCTGATATCCATGAGatagcaaaagatgagaaagtttgTCATACCACATACGACTAGATTGTCGTAAACCATACAGTGACTTTAGTAGCTTACAGCA
Encoded here:
- the LOC112747214 gene encoding reticulon-like protein B9, which codes for MAHNPSDSDNEITTTKRKLFEHDIHQVLGGREVADVLLWRNKKISAAILIGMTVIWFLFEVVEYNLVPLLCHISITIMLVLFIWSTMAQIFKWNAPNIPDIILQDYLFEDLATIFHRGFKQLLPMLHYISSGIDLPRFLLIIVSLYMLSVIGTYLSFVNLLYIGFLCMLTLPIMYERYEEEINNLVGNVIVDLRKKYKQFEKRYLSKIPRGSVKEKKRI